Proteins encoded within one genomic window of uncultured Fusobacterium sp.:
- the aroC gene encoding chorismate synthase yields the protein MQSVIGNSIKLSLFGESHGSMIGVVIDGLAPGIKLDTKFIQEQLDKRKPKGKISTQRHEEDDFKIVSGYFNGYTTGTPLCIMIENKAQKSKDYEKTRDLMRPSHADYTAEKKYLGYQDFRGGGHFSGRITAPLVAVGAICIQILREKGIVLGTHILKCKDEEDRNFSLDGEELKKEIEIVNNRYFPVFDDEKEESMKRVIEEAGKNLNSVGGILETAVIGVPSGVGEPYFNSIESILSHLLFSIPAVKGVEFGAGFSIANMFGSEANDSFYYDEKGEVKTKSNNNGGINGGISNGMPIIIKTAIKPTPSIYREQESIDISKHENIKFNIEGRHDPAIIHRARVVVDSVVAFGILDLLCMRYGYMFMRKEEIDEN from the coding sequence ATGCAAAGTGTAATTGGAAATAGTATAAAATTAAGTCTTTTTGGTGAATCTCATGGAAGTATGATAGGAGTTGTAATTGATGGATTAGCTCCTGGGATAAAATTAGATACTAAATTTATTCAAGAGCAACTTGATAAGAGAAAACCTAAGGGAAAAATTTCAACTCAAAGGCATGAGGAAGATGATTTTAAAATAGTTAGCGGGTATTTTAATGGATATACAACAGGGACACCTCTTTGTATTATGATAGAAAATAAGGCTCAAAAAAGCAAAGATTATGAGAAAACTAGAGATTTGATGAGACCATCACATGCTGATTATACAGCTGAAAAAAAATATCTAGGGTATCAAGATTTTAGAGGTGGAGGACATTTTTCAGGGAGAATTACAGCTCCATTGGTAGCAGTAGGTGCAATATGTATTCAAATATTGAGGGAAAAAGGAATAGTTTTAGGAACACATATATTGAAATGCAAAGATGAAGAAGATAGAAACTTTTCATTAGATGGAGAGGAATTAAAAAAAGAGATAGAGATTGTAAATAACAGATATTTTCCTGTTTTTGATGATGAAAAAGAGGAAAGTATGAAAAGAGTAATAGAAGAGGCAGGAAAAAATCTAAATTCAGTAGGGGGAATTTTAGAAACAGCAGTGATAGGAGTGCCTAGTGGAGTTGGAGAGCCATATTTTAACTCTATTGAAAGTATTTTATCACATCTATTATTTTCTATTCCAGCAGTAAAAGGGGTGGAGTTTGGAGCAGGATTTTCAATAGCTAATATGTTTGGTAGTGAGGCAAATGATAGTTTTTACTATGATGAAAAAGGAGAGGTAAAAACTAAGAGCAATAATAATGGTGGAATCAATGGGGGAATTTCTAATGGAATGCCTATAATAATAAAAACAGCAATAAAACCTACACCATCAATTTATAGAGAGCAAGAGAGTATAGATATTTCTAAACATGAGAATATAAAATTTAATATTGAGGGGAGACATGACCCAGCTATTATTCATAGGGCAAGAGTTGTAGTTGATTCAGTTGTAGCTTTTGGGATTTTAGATCTTTTGTGTATGAGATATGGTTATATGTTTATGAGAAAGGAAGAGATAGATGAAAATTAA
- a CDS encoding alpha/beta hydrolase: MKFSYTDIGKGKTIIFVHSYLWDKEMWQPQLDFFKNNFRCIAIDLPGHGNSSFNNISSLNDLAREIKNFIESLNIDNYIYVGLSVGGMLAPYLYNIDKDKISKLIIMDSFSGDEPIEMKQLYFSMLDTIEKEEKISEELANKITPIFFSPQIDKNSQLYLNFFKKLKGFSKDNLKYIVPFGRIIFGRENSLEFLKNIQVPTYFITGEFDIPRPFHEAELMSKYVANSKLIKISKAGHISNLENSYETNKILFNIFNS; encoded by the coding sequence ATGAAATTTTCATATACTGATATTGGAAAAGGGAAAACTATAATTTTTGTTCATTCTTATCTTTGGGATAAAGAAATGTGGCAACCTCAACTTGATTTCTTTAAAAATAATTTTAGATGTATTGCTATTGATCTTCCAGGACATGGCAATTCTAGTTTTAATAATATTTCATCTTTAAATGATCTAGCTAGAGAGATTAAAAATTTTATAGAAAGTTTAAATATTGATAATTATATCTATGTAGGTCTTTCAGTTGGTGGAATGTTAGCCCCATATCTTTATAATATAGATAAAGATAAAATTTCTAAATTAATTATTATGGATTCTTTCTCTGGAGATGAGCCAATAGAAATGAAACAACTTTATTTTTCAATGTTAGATACTATTGAAAAAGAGGAAAAAATATCTGAAGAGTTAGCAAATAAAATAACTCCTATTTTTTTCTCTCCACAAATAGATAAAAATTCTCAACTTTATTTAAATTTTTTTAAAAAATTAAAAGGATTCTCTAAAGATAACTTGAAATATATTGTACCATTTGGAAGAATTATTTTTGGAAGAGAAAATTCATTGGAATTTTTAAAAAATATTCAAGTTCCAACATACTTTATTACTGGAGAATTTGATATTCCTAGACCCTTTCATGAAGCTGAGCTTATGTCTAAATATGTAGCTAATTCAAAATTAATTAAGATATCTAAAGCTGGACATATCTCAAATCTTGAAAATTCTTATGAAACTAATAAAATATTATTTAATATCTTTAACTCTTAA
- a CDS encoding chorismate mutase, whose protein sequence is MNKIEKARVKINEIDKEIASLFEERMKAVEDVISYKIENNLPIFDEKREQEVIKKNSSLIQDEKYKKYYVEFIQMMMDISKKYQKDRLEKK, encoded by the coding sequence ATGAATAAAATTGAAAAAGCTAGAGTTAAAATCAATGAAATAGACAAAGAGATTGCCTCTCTTTTTGAAGAGAGAATGAAAGCTGTGGAAGATGTTATCAGCTATAAAATAGAAAATAATCTCCCTATCTTTGATGAAAAAAGAGAACAAGAGGTTATAAAAAAAAATTCTTCTCTTATCCAAGATGAAAAATACAAAAAATACTATGTTGAGTTTATTCAAATGATGATGGATATCTCTAAAAAGTATCAGAAAGATAGATTAGAGAAAAAATAA
- a CDS encoding GGDEF domain-containing protein — MKKRYSLYFTIILTFIILLIFYKKSNNKELESSIIYNKILNYSITKNLEDFSIDKNFQENSAEDYFFRGLKSYYNHDFLHAKEFLKHAELKNSKDFILNLYVNFFINNCIYKLNGNGDPQRVRFIIENIDKYPILANDVNFIWENFSTILSTKESRDTAIYLLEKYIKNSINILPANRLKLKGYVAIFKMMNKNYAESIYLFYEIISEAESIKDINLKNSIRIKAYEYIGNMHFILHDYETAIEKYNLAIDIPIENQYENASSKYGAYTNRTASYIQLKKYSTAREYSKKTLEIIPFLPDKIVDGVKIFVYNNLARIEIYQDHLKKAKQYLEQCEELLYQNKNNGILNNDIFVELSYCELYIAEKNYLQAEKLLENILTENNTNQLGFENEIYSLQMELYGKTKEFDKYSIAHEKLIHVNREFDFQIKKDYLKFIEKSFIADQLKEQEKISSLKIRILIYSILIIITFILFQITRISRLKKNNFIDQLTNSYNRKYLNKILENLDKKNSKSIELGVLMLDIDYFKKYNDNYGHIQGDYVIKSVANILNSSIERGDCVIRYGGEEFLIILKNKNSLNLKNTYMKIFKKLEEKNITHEFSLVSNHITLSVGGTKNTVKNSNDLSKLINDADSALYQSKNEGRNRFSLFKNHS; from the coding sequence ATGAAAAAAAGATATTCACTTTATTTTACAATAATTTTAACTTTTATAATTCTTCTTATTTTCTATAAAAAGTCAAATAATAAGGAGTTAGAATCCTCTATTATTTACAATAAAATTTTAAATTACTCTATCACTAAAAATTTAGAGGATTTTTCTATTGATAAAAATTTTCAAGAAAATTCAGCTGAAGATTATTTTTTTAGAGGACTAAAAAGTTACTATAATCATGATTTTTTACACGCCAAAGAATTTTTGAAGCATGCTGAATTAAAAAATAGTAAAGATTTTATTTTAAATCTATATGTTAATTTTTTTATTAATAATTGTATCTATAAATTAAATGGAAATGGAGATCCTCAAAGAGTCAGATTTATCATAGAAAATATTGATAAATATCCTATTTTAGCTAATGATGTCAACTTTATTTGGGAAAATTTCTCTACTATTCTATCTACTAAAGAATCTAGAGATACAGCTATCTATCTACTTGAAAAATATATAAAAAATTCAATTAACATACTTCCAGCAAATAGATTGAAATTAAAAGGTTATGTTGCTATATTTAAGATGATGAATAAAAATTATGCTGAAAGTATCTATCTTTTTTATGAAATTATTTCTGAAGCTGAAAGTATAAAAGATATAAATTTAAAAAATAGTATTAGAATAAAGGCTTATGAATATATTGGAAATATGCATTTTATACTTCATGATTATGAAACTGCTATTGAAAAATATAACCTTGCTATTGATATCCCAATAGAAAATCAATACGAGAATGCATCTTCTAAATATGGTGCTTATACCAATAGAACTGCTAGTTATATTCAATTAAAAAAATACTCTACTGCAAGGGAATATTCTAAAAAAACTTTAGAAATTATTCCTTTTCTTCCTGATAAAATTGTAGATGGAGTTAAAATTTTTGTTTATAATAATCTTGCTCGAATTGAAATTTATCAAGATCATTTAAAAAAGGCAAAACAATATTTAGAACAGTGTGAGGAACTTCTATATCAAAATAAAAATAATGGGATATTAAATAATGATATTTTTGTAGAATTGTCCTATTGTGAACTATATATTGCAGAAAAAAATTATTTACAAGCTGAAAAACTTTTAGAAAATATTTTAACTGAAAATAATACAAATCAATTAGGTTTTGAAAATGAGATTTACTCTCTACAAATGGAGTTATATGGAAAAACTAAAGAATTTGATAAATATTCAATAGCACATGAAAAATTAATTCATGTAAACAGAGAATTTGATTTCCAAATAAAAAAAGATTATCTAAAATTTATTGAAAAATCTTTTATTGCTGATCAATTAAAGGAACAAGAAAAAATATCTAGTTTAAAAATTAGAATTTTAATTTACTCTATTTTAATTATAATAACATTTATACTTTTTCAAATTACAAGAATATCTAGATTGAAAAAAAATAATTTTATAGATCAGCTTACTAATAGTTATAATCGTAAATATTTAAATAAAATTTTAGAAAATTTAGATAAAAAAAATTCTAAATCTATTGAACTTGGAGTTTTAATGTTAGATATTGACTACTTTAAAAAATATAACGACAATTATGGACATATTCAAGGTGATTATGTTATTAAAAGTGTTGCTAATATTTTAAATTCCTCTATTGAAAGAGGAGACTGTGTAATTAGGTATGGTGGTGAGGAATTCTTAATAATATTAAAAAATAAAAACTCTCTTAATCTTAAAAATACATATATGAAAATTTTTAAAAAATTAGAAGAAAAAAATATTACTCATGAATTTTCTTTAGTATCTAATCATATTACTTTAAGTGTTGGTGGAACTAAAAATACTGTAAAAAATTCTAATGATCTTTCTAAATTAATTAATGATGCAGACTCAGCTTTATATCAATCAAAGAATGAGGGAAGGAATAGATTTTCTCTATTTAAAAATCATAGTTAA
- the aroB gene encoding 3-dehydroquinate synthase: MKISVDLKENSYDILIENGILNRVGEYIDLNRKVMIITDSGVPKKYGEVLLSQCPMGEIIVVEQGEQSKSFSTYERICKKLLESNFHRKDLIIALGGGVIGDLAGFCASTYMRGIDFINIPTTTLSQIDSSIGGKTAINLGDTKNIIGAFYQPKKVFIDFKTLETLSERDFNNGMVEALKAGLIYDKEIFELFESENIKEKYRDIIIKSILVKKDVVEKDVKEQSLRKILNFGHTIGHGIEGYFNFNELLHGEAVALGMLPMIEDNSLRERTKKIIEKLNIRTDIKYDREKVFKLMVKDKKADSSKITLVKVKELGSAYLSDETFEQCRKYLD; this comes from the coding sequence ATGAAAATTTCAGTAGATTTAAAAGAGAATAGTTATGATATTTTAATAGAAAATGGAATTTTAAATAGAGTTGGCGAATATATTGATCTTAATAGAAAAGTTATGATAATAACTGATAGTGGAGTTCCTAAAAAGTATGGAGAGGTATTGTTAAGTCAATGTCCGATGGGAGAAATAATAGTTGTTGAGCAGGGAGAGCAATCTAAAAGTTTTTCAACATATGAAAGAATATGCAAAAAACTTTTAGAAAGTAACTTTCATAGAAAAGATCTGATAATTGCTTTGGGTGGTGGAGTTATAGGAGATTTAGCCGGATTTTGTGCATCTACCTATATGAGAGGAATAGATTTTATTAATATTCCAACTACTACTCTTTCTCAAATAGATAGCTCAATAGGAGGAAAAACTGCTATTAATTTAGGAGATACCAAAAATATAATTGGTGCTTTTTATCAACCTAAGAAAGTGTTTATTGACTTTAAAACTTTAGAAACTTTATCAGAGAGAGATTTTAATAATGGTATGGTAGAGGCTTTAAAAGCAGGATTAATTTATGATAAGGAGATATTTGAACTTTTTGAAAGTGAGAATATAAAGGAAAAATATAGAGATATAATTATAAAATCTATTTTGGTAAAAAAAGATGTTGTAGAAAAAGATGTGAAAGAGCAAAGTTTAAGAAAAATATTGAATTTTGGACATACAATAGGGCATGGAATAGAAGGATATTTTAATTTTAATGAGCTTTTACATGGAGAAGCAGTAGCTTTGGGAATGTTACCTATGATTGAGGATAATAGTTTAAGAGAGAGAACAAAAAAAATTATTGAAAAATTAAATATAAGAACAGATATTAAATATGATAGGGAAAAAGTTTTTAAGTTGATGGTTAAAGATAAAAAAGCTGATAGTTCTAAGATAACTCTTGTAAAAGTAAAGGAGTTAGGAAGTGCATATTTAAGTGATGAAACTTTTGAACAATGTAGAAAATATTTAGATTAG